Below is a genomic region from Phycobacter azelaicus.
TCCGCCTGGCCGGTCAAAAAGTGAACGACATGGCCGGTATGGAAGTGCGTGGAATGCCGATCACAGCGTTCTTCACACCAGATGCCCGCAAGCAACTGAGCGCATCTCTGGAGCACATGTTCGACGCACCGGCGATCATCGAACTGGAGCTGAATATTGAAGCAACGCGCCTGCACGGTGAACGCGAAGCCCGCATGCTGCTTTTGCCGCTGCGCAGCGATCTTGGTGACGTGAGCCGGGCACTGGGTGTCTTCGTATCCGAAGGCAACCCGACGGGCGTGTCGCAAAGGTTCTCGATCTCGTCGATCGAGATGCGGACGGTATCTCAGCCCAGCGAGGAAGGCACTTTCAAGGCCAAGCCGCGCGAAGAAAAGGAAGACATCAATACTCCCAATCCGGGTTTTGCGAGCACCGAAGCACGGTTTGCGCCGGAAAAGTCGATCCTCGACGAGGCGCGCTCCATTGCTGATCGCTCAACACTTGGATTGGGAGCACAGTCCGAAAAGGTTGCACAGCCAACTGCGAAGGGCGCAGCCAAGAAGCGCGGCTCCCACTTGCGCTTGGTTGTGAGCCGGGACTGATCGAACACCCCGGAGCGATCCGGTAGAGATTCTGGTCGTAGGTCATAGCACCAGAAATGCGCCCCGCGGAAGAATTCCCGGGGCGTTTCCTTTTTATAGCGTGTGCGTGGCTTGAGCTTGGGTTTGCATGGCACAAAAGCGCCCTCGTCGCCCCCCCAAAAAAAACCGCTCCTTGGGGAGCGGTTTTGTCAGTTCAGATTTTCAGCCCATCAGGCGTTAGCTGGCTTCGGCCCGCGTTGCATTCGCAGACCGTTCTTCGCGCAGGCTCGACAGTTCTTTCGCCACCAGGAAGGCCAGTTCCAGAGACTGGCTGGCGTTGAGGCGTGGATCACAGGCGGTATGGTAACGGTCACTCAGGTTCTCGTCCGTCACTGCGCGGACACCGCCGGTGCATTCGGTCACGTCCTGGCCTGTCATCTCGAAATGCACACCGCCCGGGATCGTGCCTTCATCGGTGTGCACGGCGAAAAAGTCGCGGACCTCGCGCAGAACGCTGTCGAATGGGCGCGTTTTATAGCCCGAGGTTGATTTGATGGTGTTGCCATGCATAGGGTCACAGACCCAAGTGACATTGGCGCCCTCTTCTTTAACGGCCTTGACCAGCCGCGGCAGATGTTCCTGCGCCTTGCCCGCCCCGAAGCGTGCGATGAGCGTCAGACGACCCTCTTCGTTTTCCGGGTTCAGCTTTGACATCAACACCTTGAGATCATCGGCCGTTGTCGTTGGTCCGCACTTGAGGCCAATTGGGTTCAGTACGCCACGGCAGAACTCCACGTGGGCCCCATCCGGCTGGCGGGTGCGGTCGCCAATCCAGATCATGTGACCGGAGCCAGCCAGCCATTTGCCAGAGGTCGAATCAAGGCGGGTCAACGCTTCTTCATACTCCAGAAGCAGACCTTCGTGGCTGGTGTAGAATTCGACAGACTGCAG
It encodes:
- a CDS encoding class II 3-deoxy-7-phosphoheptulonate synthase, with the translated sequence MSEWQKSTWRQKPRVQMPDYTDAAALSAVEAQLSKYPPLVFAGEARRLKQHLAAAGRGEAFLLQGGDCAESFDQFSADAIRDTFKVMLQMAMVLTYGAKVPVVKVGRMAGQFAKPRSAPTETVNGVELPSYRGDIINDLAFTEAGRIPDPARMLQAYTQAAATLNLLRAFSTGGYADVNQVHSWTLGFTESEKAEAYREMANRITDTLDFMKAAGVNNDTAHTLQSVEFYTSHEGLLLEYEEALTRLDSTSGKWLAGSGHMIWIGDRTRQPDGAHVEFCRGVLNPIGLKCGPTTTADDLKVLMSKLNPENEEGRLTLIARFGAGKAQEHLPRLVKAVKEEGANVTWVCDPMHGNTIKSTSGYKTRPFDSVLREVRDFFAVHTDEGTIPGGVHFEMTGQDVTECTGGVRAVTDENLSDRYHTACDPRLNASQSLELAFLVAKELSSLREERSANATRAEAS
- a CDS encoding PAS domain-containing protein, which produces MFFGGRKSSGHGKGHDKVVPMNNFRSRTSVTALRQAEAYWTALRRGDDIPSRSQIDPRGLENILSQTFILERVAPGIARFRLAGQKVNDMAGMEVRGMPITAFFTPDARKQLSASLEHMFDAPAIIELELNIEATRLHGEREARMLLLPLRSDLGDVSRALGVFVSEGNPTGVSQRFSISSIEMRTVSQPSEEGTFKAKPREEKEDINTPNPGFASTEARFAPEKSILDEARSIADRSTLGLGAQSEKVAQPTAKGAAKKRGSHLRLVVSRD